The DNA sequence ACAGCGCTTCGCCCGCCCGCTGGGCCGCCCTGCACGAGCAGATCGAGCGCCTGCAGCCCGGCGCCGCAGCCCTCGACCAACGTGCCGAGCTGCTGCTGTCCAACGCCCTGTATCGCCTTACGGAATGGGCCGACCTCTGGCAGGACTGCTGCAGCCTGCAGCACGCCTTGCGCAGCGACGATGCCAAACCCTGGCGCGCGGTGTACCGCCACTGGCGGCTGGGCCGCCTGACAGCGTTCTTCGACCGCGGGTTGATGCTGTATTCGGTAGCCTCTACCGTGCTTGCGATCATTGTCGCCTGCGGCCTGTGGATCGGCCTGGGCTGGAACGACGGGGCCAGCGCGGTGATCCTTGCTGCCGTGTCGTGCAGCTTCTTCGCTGCGATGGACGACCCGGCGCCGCAGATCTACAGGTTCTTCTTCTGGACGCTGATGTCGGTGATCTTCTCCAGCCTGTACCTGTTCCTGGTGCTGCCCAACCTGCACGACTTCCCGATGCTGGTGCTGGCGTTTGCCGTGCCGTTCATCTGCGTCGGCACCCTGACCGTGCAACCGCGCTTTTACCTCGGCACCTTGCTGACCATCGTCAACACCTCGACCTTCATCAGCATCCAGGGTGCCTACGACGCGGATTTCTTCACCTTCCTCAACTCCAACCTGGCCGGCCCCGTCGGCTTGCTGTTCGCCTTCATCTGGACCCTGGTGATGCGCCCGTTCGGTGTGGAGCTGGCGGCCAAGCGCATGACCCGCTTCGCCTGGCGCGACATCGTCGAAATGACCGAACCGGCCACCCTTGCCGAACACCGCCACGTGGGTGTGCAGATGCTCGACCGCCTGATGCAGCACCTGCCGCGCCTGTCGCAGACCGGCCAGGACAGTGGCGTGGCACTGCGCGACCTGCGCGTAGGGCTCAACCTGCTGGACCTGCTGGCCTACATGCCGCGTGCCGGCCAGCAGGCCCGTGAGCGCCTGGGCACCGTGATCGAGGAAGTCGGCGCGCATTACGCCGCCTGCCTGCGCGCTGGTGAACGCCTGCATGCGCCTGCCGCGCTACTGCGCAACATGGAGCGCGCGCGCCTGGCGCTGAACCTCGATGAGCTGTACGAGCGCGGCGATGCCCGCACCCACCTGCTGCATGCCTTGAGCGGCCTGCGCCTGGCGCTGTTGCCGGGTGTCGAGGTGATGCTCGAACCCGCCGAACAGCCGCAATTGCCCCCCGGACTCGACGGAGCGCCCCTGTGATTGGTGAACTGGATATCAGCGGGGTATTCCTGCCCACGCTGCTGGTGATGATGTTTGGCACCTACCTGCTGTTCCTCGGGGTGCACGCGGTGCTGGTGCGCGTGCATTTCTACCGCCTGGTCTGGCACCGGGCGTTGTTCAACGTTGCCTTGTATGCCGTGCTGCTTGGCGCGGTGGACCACTTTTGCCGAAACCTGATGCTGCCATGAAAAAACCTTTGCTGACCCTGGGCCGTGTGGTCCTGACCTTGCTGGTAGTGAGCTTCGCCGCCGTGCTCGTGTGGCAGATGGTGGTGTACTACATGTTCGCCCCGTGGACCCGCGACGGCCACATCCGCGCCGACGTGATCCAGATCGCCCCGGACGTTTCCGGGCTGATCCAGAAGGTCGAGGTGCGCGACAACCAGACCGTCAAGCGCGGCGATGTGCTGTTCACCATCGATCAGGACCGCTTCACCCTGGCCCTGCGCCAGGCCAAGGCGACCCTGGCCGAGCGCCAGGAAACCCTGGCCCAGGCTACCCGCGAGGCGCAGCGCAACCGCAAGCTGGGCAACCTGGTGGCGGCCGAGCAGCTGGAAGAGAGCCAGTCTCGCGAAGCCCGTGCCCGCTCGGCGGTCAGCGAAGCGCAAGTGGCAGTCGACAGCGCCCAGCTCAACCTCGACCGTTCGGTGGTGCGCAGCCCGGTGGACGGCTATCTCAACGACCGTGCGCCGCGTAACCATGAATTTGTCACTGCTGGCCGGCCGGTGCTGTCGGTGGTCGATAGCGCCTCGTACCACGTCGACGGTTACTTCGAAGAAAC is a window from the Pseudomonas anuradhapurensis genome containing:
- a CDS encoding FUSC family protein, whose protein sequence is MNGFFSSVPPARDWFYGVRTFAASMIALYIALLMQLPRPYWAMATVYIVSSPFLGPTSSKALYRALGTLLGAGGAIFLVPPLVQSPLLLSIAIALWTGTLLFLSLNLRTANNYVLMLAGYTLPMIALAVVDNPLAVFDVASSRAQEICLGIVCAAVVGAIFWPRRLAPVVVGATTTWFSEAIRYSDTYLARQASADQVGGLRGTMVTTFNSLELMIGQLGHEGAGPHTLKNARELRGRMIHLLPLIDALDDALVALEGRAPEKFAQMRPLLEAAREWLRGTADSASPARWAALHEQIERLQPGAAALDQRAELLLSNALYRLTEWADLWQDCCSLQHALRSDDAKPWRAVYRHWRLGRLTAFFDRGLMLYSVASTVLAIIVACGLWIGLGWNDGASAVILAAVSCSFFAAMDDPAPQIYRFFFWTLMSVIFSSLYLFLVLPNLHDFPMLVLAFAVPFICVGTLTVQPRFYLGTLLTIVNTSTFISIQGAYDADFFTFLNSNLAGPVGLLFAFIWTLVMRPFGVELAAKRMTRFAWRDIVEMTEPATLAEHRHVGVQMLDRLMQHLPRLSQTGQDSGVALRDLRVGLNLLDLLAYMPRAGQQARERLGTVIEEVGAHYAACLRAGERLHAPAALLRNMERARLALNLDELYERGDARTHLLHALSGLRLALLPGVEVMLEPAEQPQLPPGLDGAPL
- a CDS encoding DUF1656 domain-containing protein; protein product: MIGELDISGVFLPTLLVMMFGTYLLFLGVHAVLVRVHFYRLVWHRALFNVALYAVLLGAVDHFCRNLMLP
- a CDS encoding HlyD family secretion protein, with protein sequence MKKPLLTLGRVVLTLLVVSFAAVLVWQMVVYYMFAPWTRDGHIRADVIQIAPDVSGLIQKVEVRDNQTVKRGDVLFTIDQDRFTLALRQAKATLAERQETLAQATREAQRNRKLGNLVAAEQLEESQSREARARSAVSEAQVAVDSAQLNLDRSVVRSPVDGYLNDRAPRNHEFVTAGRPVLSVVDSASYHVDGYFEETKLGGIHIGDAVDIRVMGDNTRLSGHVQSFAAGIEDRDRSSGANLLPNVNPAFSWVRLAQRIPVRIAFDEVPEDFRMIAGRTATVSIIEGQRP